In a genomic window of Magnolia sinica isolate HGM2019 chromosome 14, MsV1, whole genome shotgun sequence:
- the LOC131225540 gene encoding RING-H2 finger protein ATL2 translates to MENEPNGIPRGYIHAPKSYALSGKIMLSAIIILFTVVVLILCLHIYARCFLLRRRRNRFLRRRSRLLFASATHQAPSGGLDAAVLRSLPVFVFSPQTHPDPLECAVCLCEFEEKEKGRLLPKCNHSFHTGCIDMWFHSHSTCPLCRSAVKPDISDSPRNVFQNQIEIVVSVETETERTSEAGPSSGSEETGSSSSSSSTSSSNPGSSSFRKKALGFVGMGIEVPRRNESFKGLEEDLVVGSPLRSPGSGILALRRILSRDRRAGGGGGSSSAAEIDVERGEEQGQPQR, encoded by the coding sequence ATGGAGAACGAGCCAAACGGCATCCCAAGGGGCTACATCCACGCCCCAAAAAGCTACGCGCTCAGCGGCAAGATCATGCTCAGTGCTATCATCATCCTCTTCACTGTCGTCGTCCTCATCCTCTGCCTCCACATCTACGCCCGTTGCTTCCTCCTCCGCCGCCGGCGCAACCGGTTTCTCCGCCGACGATCCCGCCTCCTCTTCGCCTCCGCAACCCACCAAGCTCCCTCCGGCGGCCTCGATGCCGCCGTTCTCAGATCGCTCCCCGTCTTCGTCTTCTCCCCCCAAACCCACCCGGACCCGCTAGAATGCGCCGTGTGCTTATGCGAGTTCGAGGAGAAGGAGAAAGGTCGGCTGCTGCCCAAATGCAACCACAGCTTCCACACCGGTTGCATCGATATGTGGTTTCACTCCCACTCCACGTGTCCGCTCTGTAGATCGGCCGTGAAGCCCGATATATCGGATTCGCCGCGTAACgtttttcaaaaccagatcgagaTTGTGGTATCGGTAGAGACAGAGACAGAGCGAACTTCAGAAGCTGGCCCGAGTTCTGGGTCTGAAGAAAcaggctcttcttcttcttcttcgtcgacGTCGTCTTCGAATCCAGGTTCTTCTTCTTTTAGGAAGAAGGCTTTAGGGTTTGTAGGGATGGGGATTGAAGTGCCGAGGAGGAACGAGAGCTTTAAAGGGTTGGAGGAGGATTTGGTGGTTGGGTCGCCGTTGAGATCTCCAGGGAGTGGGATTCTTGCGTTGAGGAGGATTTTGAGTAGAGATAGAAGAGCCGGCGGAGGTGGTGGTAGCAGCTCTGCTGCTGAAATCGATGTTGAAAGAGGAGAAGAACAGGGCCAACCTCAAAGGTGA